A part of Periophthalmus magnuspinnatus isolate fPerMag1 chromosome 19, fPerMag1.2.pri, whole genome shotgun sequence genomic DNA contains:
- the LOC117386858 gene encoding interferon a3-like, which translates to MMNKILLVCLLFNAGSSLTCKWMDRDFKLYSESLLALLKTMKNNSTDDIDLDNVVFFPNELYNHASKESHEERLHFVAHVLDEIYALFEENQTHASWPESAVEDFLDLISQQANGVRGCQALTPHKKSHRKMTMYFKRLSRHVLQHMDYSADAWEFVREEVRIHLHRVHLLASS; encoded by the exons ATGATGAACAAGATCCTGTTGGTGTGCCTCCTTTTCAACGCAGGCTCCTCGCTGACCTGCAAATGGATGGACAGGGATTTTAAACTCTACAGCGAAAGTCTTTTGGCTCTTCTCAAAACAATG AAAAACAACTCCACTGATGACATTGACCTGGACAATGTTGTGTTCTTCCCAAATGAGCTGTACAACCACGCGTCCAAAGAGTCG cACGAAGAAAGACTCCATTTTGTGGCACATGTCTTGGATGAGATTTATGCCCTGTTTGAAGAGAACCAAACGCATGCGTCCTGGCCCGAGAGCGCAGTGGAGGACTTTTTGGACCTTATTTCGCAGCAGGCAAACGGCGTGAGAGGCTGC CAAGCTCTAACTCCGCACAAAAAGAGTCACAGGAAGATGACCATGTATTTTAAGAGACTTTCTCGGCACGTCCTACAGCACATG GACTACAGCGCTGATGCCTGGGAATTTGTCCGGGAAGAAGTCCGAATCCATCTCCATAGAGTGCACCTGCTGGCCTCCTCTTAA
- the LOC117386860 gene encoding interferon a3-like codes for MMNKILLVCLLFNAGSSLTCKWMDRDFKLYSESLLALLKTMKNNSTDDIDLDNVVFFPNELYNHASKESHEERLHFVAHVLDEIYALFEENQTHASWPESAVEDFLDLISQQANGVRGCQALTQHKKSHRKMTMYFKRLSRHVLQHMDYSADAWEFVREEVRIHLHRVHLLASS; via the exons ATGATGAACAAGATCCTGTTGGTGTGCCTCCTTTTCAACGCAGGCTCCTCGCTGACCTGCAAATGGATGGACAGGGATTTTAAACTCTACAGCGAAAGTCTTTTGGCTCTTCTCAAAACAATG AAAAACAACTCCACTGATGACATTGACCTGGACAATGTTGTGTTCTTCCCAAATGAGCTGTACAACCACGCGTCCAAAGAGTCG cACGAAGAAAGACTCCATTTTGTGGCACATGTCTTGGATGAGATTTATGCCCTGTTTGAAGAGAACCAAACGCATGCGTCCTGGCCCGAGAGCGCAGTGGAGGACTTTTTGGACCTTATTTCGCAGCAGGCAAACGGCGTGAGAGGCTGC CAAGCTCTAACTCAGCACAAAAAGAGTCACAGGAAGATGACCATGTATTTTAAGAGACTTTCTCGGCACGTCCTACAGCACATG GACTACAGCGCTGATGCCTGGGAATTTGTCCGGGAAGAAGTCCGAATCCATCTCCATAGAGTGCACCTGCTGGCCTCCTCTTAA
- the LOC117386856 gene encoding interferon a3-like, producing MMMFRMILVCALVGAGSALSCRWMEHKYRDYRDNSLGLLNAMVNNSISSINSTEDADLEDAVAFPNELYNVASKAITEERIRFVAQLLDEIVALFEEDQTSASWHESAVDDFLNVITQQADGLRSCVASQSLKRKNRKLSMYFKRLSTLLEQMSHSAEAWEWIHTEVKLHLQRADLLIAAKTN from the exons ATGATGATGTTCAGGATGATACTCGTCTGCGCTTTGGTTGGGGCTGGCTCCGCgctgagctgcaggtggatggaGCATAAATATAGAGACTACAGAGACAACTCTTTGGGTCTTCTTAACGCAATG GTGAACAACTCCATCAGTTCCATCAACTCCACTGAAGACGCTGATCTGGAGGATGCCGTAGCCTTCCCAAATGAGCTCTATAACGTTGCATCTAAAGCAATT acagaggagaggatcagattCGTGGCACAGCTTCTGGATGAGATTGTCGCCCTGTTTGAGGAGGACCAGACGTCTGCGTCCTGGCACGAGAGCGCAGTGGATGACTTTCTCAACGTCATTACGCAGCAAGCAGATGGACTCCGATCATGC GTTGCATCCCAGAGCCTCAAAAGAAAGAACAGGAAGCTGAGCATGTATTTCAAGAGGCTGTCAACTCTGCTAGAGCAAATG AGTCATAGTGCAGAAGCCTGGGAATGGATCCACACAGAAGTCAAACTGCATCTCCAAAGAGCAGACCTCCTGATCGCCGCTAAAACCAACTAA
- the LOC117387707 gene encoding uncharacterized protein LOC117387707 produces MMMFRMILVCALVGAGSALSCRWMEHKYRDYRDNSLGLLNAMVNNSISSINSTEDADLEDAVAFPNELYNVASKAITEERIRFVAQLLDEIVALFEEDQTSASWHESAVDDFLNVITQQADGLRSCVASQSLNRKNRKLSMYFKRLSTLLEQMSHSAEAWEWIHTEVKLHLQRADLLIAFQTLLNKMMNKILLVCLLFNAGSSLTCKWMDRDFKLYSESLLALLKTMKNNSTDDIDLDNVVFFPNELYNHASKESHEERLHFVAHVLDEIYALFEENQTHASWPESAVEDFLDLISQQANGVRGCVTLTPHKKSHRKMTMYFKRLSRHVLQHMDYSADAWEFVREEVRIHLHRVHLLASS; encoded by the exons ATGATGATGTTCAGGATGATACTCGTCTGCGCTTTGGTTGGGGCTGGCTCCGCgctgagctgcaggtggatggaGCATAAATATAGAGACTACAGAGACAACTCTTTGGGTCTTCTTAACGCAATG GTGAACAACTCCATCAGTTCCATCAACTCCACTGAAGACGCTGATCTGGAGGATGCCGTAGCCTTCCCAAATGAGCTCTATAACGTTGCATCTAAAGCAATT acagaggagaggatcagattCGTGGCACAGCTTCTGGATGAGATTGTCGCCCTGTTTGAGGAGGACCAGACCTCTGCGTCCTGGCACGAGAGCGCAGTGGATGACTTTCTCAACGTCATTACGCAGCAAGCAGATGGACTCCGATCATGC GTTGCATCCCAGAGCCTCAATAGAAAGAACAGGAAGCTGAGCATGTATTTCAAGAGGCTGTCAACTCTGCTAGAGCAAATG AGTCATAGTGCAGAAGCCTGGGAATGGATCCACACAGAAGTCAAACTGCATCTCCAAAGAGCAGACCTCCTGATCGCC TTTCAAACTCTTCTGAACAAAATGATGAACAAGATCCTGTTGGTGTGCCTCCTTTTCAACGCAGGCTCCTCGCTGACCTGCAAATGGATGGACAGGGATTTTAAACTCTACAGCGAAAGTCTTTTGGCTCTTCTCAAAACAATG AAAAACAACTCCACTGATGACATTGACCTGGACAATGTTGTGTTCTTCCCAAATGAGCTGTACAACCACGCGTCCAAAGAGTCG cACGAAGAAAGACTCCATTTTGTGGCACATGTCTTGGATGAGATTTATGCCCTGTTTGAAGAGAACCAAACGCATGCGTCCTGGCCCGAGAGCGCAGTGGAGGACTTTTTGGACCTTATTTCGCAGCAGGCAAACGGCGTGAGAGGCTGCGTAA CTCTAACTCCGCACAAAAAGAGTCATAGGAAGATGACCATGTATTTTAAGAGACTTTCTCGGCACGTCCTACAGCACATG GACTACAGCGCTGATGCCTGGGAATTTGTCCGGGAAGAAGTCCGAATCCATCTCCATAGAGTGCACCTGCTGGCCTCCTCTTAA